GTCACAGAGTCCGCGGATATTGTCAGCCGAGAGGAAGCTACCAAAGAGCCGTTGGCACCCAGCACGCAGCCTGGAAGTGAAAGTGAACAAGCAAATACCACAGACGGCTCTTATGTCAATTTGGTACCTGGAGTTTTTTCAGACATTGATGATCGTCACAATCAATTACAGACCCCTCTTCCTCCTAGTAAGAAGtacaaattaaaagcattttttgtaaCTTGTCACTACTCACATAGTCTTAAGCAGCAAAGGGGCATCAATGGTTGTAGAATGGGATCTTTACTGACAATACTGATATCTGCAAGGTAAAATACACTGTATCACCACTGGACAGTGGTGCTGAAGCTCTGTGATCAACCTGAGATACAGGGTAGGAATTGTCCTGACCTCTTTCCATGCCCTTTCACTGCATCCACTGTCCTTGGGACTCTATTGGATTAAGTCATGAAGTGCACGTGAATAACAAGCAAAAAAGATCTGCTCAAAATGTTGAGACAGTGATGAGGATGTACAGGGGCGTAGAAGGTCCCTCTTCTCTCACCCCTTTGTGGTGTGAAAAGGTTAGCAGTGGTTTAAGGTGAACAGGAGACTTGAATGTGGTGGGTATGGGAGGGGCACAGCAGGATGCATGTTGAATTCACAGCTGATTCAACCATCATCGTAACAGCTCTTGCCACTCCTGATGGTGCTCGACATGAAGACTCAACGCAGCCACCTCTGTCTTCAGGCAATGAAGCAGGATGGGGCACTGAAGGCATCACACATCCCACAGATGCCCCTGGGGGTGAGGTCCTCCACGGGCTGACTCCTGCTAGTACGAACGAAGCTGGAGATGACTCTCTCCTGATGGGTACCAGTAAGAATAATGGATCATACTCATTTCTCACGTGCTGTGTGAAATGAGgcattatttcttctgaatctgACGCCTTTCACTATCTTTCTCATCTTGGGGATCTACATTCTTGTTGCAGACTTGCAGTGCAAACTGATTTATAATTCTGTTGCATGTGAACATCCCAACAAGAAATGCTACCCATTAAGACTGCTTTTCCCTGGGTCTACTCTTTCTTATGCCCTCCAGATTTTTTCAATTTAAGTTTTAGTGGAAGgtgatacagagaaaataatttttatttttttagaggTAAATGAAtcatatgtttaaaaacagtttttcatgtCTATTCATCCCTGGTCTTAGGATCACCACAGGTGCCATTAGtactgtaaatttaaaaataacttactACATTTCATGAAGATCTACAAGGTTCAATTCctattttctgtatgttatCATATTGAGTTATCCACCATCACAATATTGGATTTTTATCCtaaaattttattgtttaataCTGGACTTTTATGATGTTGTAGTACATTTGAAATGTTACATCTCTCATattttagtaagaaaaataaaactctaagggaaaaattaacatttatgctttcccttttcaactttcattttcttcaggattACTTTAAATCACAACTCCTGGGATTTTCCAAAGAGCTATGAAAACCAAAACTTGTGTTGataaaaaacagttcttttctcttcttcctccttttgttttccaagaatGGAAAGGATCATGTAAAGCTTCACAGTTTATTGTCATCAGCTTGTTAAGTTTTATGTGGTTTGACAGATcaattacaaataaaacaaaaacaaacaaacaaaaacaacaacaacaacagcaacaaaaacaggaTTTGACAATCTATTTAAGTGCTTTCTAACAGGTCATTCTAATCTTATTCCTATGTAATGATAGGAATTCTAATACTCATTCTATTCTGTAAATaatatgatttttcttccttctaaatAGTTGTTACTAGGTATTTTCCAAGATAACATTTTAGGCTCCCATTGTTTGGAAATGCATGTTTTGGTGTATCATTTTGCTTCACAATGTTAAATTTCAGTAGTGTAATTTTGCATGAATATTAGTCTTTATTATTCTGTTCATATTTTGGAGCATTTGCAATTTCTGCAAGTGCATTAGTTAGGCTATGctattttttgcatgttttttggACATCCTTACTCTTTTGCATCAGCAGCAGTCTCTTTAGAAAAGAGCACCGTATGAGTGATTGTGGGAAggatattaattaattaatttcctcAATTTTCCATTAGaattcattttgaattattCTGTTGGGAGACCAGCATGCATTCTTATGATAATCTCATGGAAAATCAGGGAtgaaaaatacactaaaaaggatattttattaGATTGATGATGATGATCTTAATCTTAAATAGTCAGGTCTAAGTAGCTGCTATCTAttctttaaatagtttttaCACACTTCAAAGCTCACTGATATTAGGGGAAATGAGTAAGCAACTATTAGAATAATCAATAAATCATAgttaaaggaacagaaaataataataataataatgacagaTACAGATCTTGTTTGCTTGCCCCAACCCTTCCCCAAGGAAAAGGTAGACCTagttaaatgaaatgaagagagaaaaattgatAAGGTGGGATTTTGTAAATATCTTTGAGGTTAACTTAGCCATCATCACATCACAGCAGTAACAGCCAGCATTGATGTTCTGGAACCAGAAGATGTAACCCAGGAAGTGTGGGCACCTCGAGTCATCGTAACAGCTCTTGCCACTCCTGATGGTGCTCGACATGAAGACTCAACGCAGCCACCTCTGTCTTCAGGCAATGAAGCAGGATGGGGCACTGAAGGCATCACACATCCCACAGATGCCCCTGGGGGTGAGGTCCTCCACGGGCTGACTCCTGCTAGTACGAACGAAGCTGGAGATGACTCTCTCCTGATGGGTACCAGTAAGAATAATGGATCATACTCATTTCTCACGTGCTGTGTGAAATGAGgcattatttcttctgaatctgACGCCTTTCACTATCTTTCTCATCTTGGGGATCTACAACCCTATTGCGGACTTGCAACCCAAAATCTGTGGTGGGATCTGTGCTGTTGTTAGAACGACCTTCTGGAATGGTCGCAGGGGACTTCTTCCTGGTCCATTTGGTGGTTTCTGGTCTTTGCTGAAGCATGTTGCTGGGTGGCCTCCTGTCTCTTCTTCTGCAAGTCATGTGCCTTGGTGATCCCAAGttcccagccccatcctcccATATTGCGCCTTGGTGGGGTCAGGCTTGGTATGCTTTGGTGCTGTGATTGGTGTGGTGGAGGTGCTCTGGTGGAATTAATTGGGTGATCTGCTCCTGTGACTCAGCAGTGACACCGTCACCAAGGAGGACTGTCCTGATGGTGAGAGCAGAGCAATCACGCAAGAATTATATCCCATAAATTCTGTCTTCCATTCCTTACTCCTCGCTGGGGGATTCACAGGCACGACCACCACGGATCGGGCTGTGGTATGGCTGCTCACTCCTGAGTTACAGGGTCAggtttttgctgctgtggtttCTTCTTCTGAAGGTCTTCCCTCTCCATCTGTCACTGGGATACGTGGGTACAGCCAACGTCTCCCTCCAACACAACAAGCAAGTGTTGCTTAAGGGTCTCAAAAGCCAGTGGCAGCgtggaagaggaaggggaggcCTTCTCTTCATCCTTCTCCTGCCGTGCTTTAAACCAGGCAGAAGGACGTCCTTTCTGACTTGCTGTGATacagaaagagggaaataaCGTGGGCGGTGGTTTGGTGAGCATTAACGTTTAAAGCTGATCGTGCTGTCATCATGGCAGTCACAGAGTCCGCGGATATTGTCAGCCGAGAGGAAGCTACCAAAGAGCCGTTGGCACCCAGCACGCAGCCTGGAAGTGAAAGTGAACAAGCAAATACCACAGACGGCTCTTATGTCAATTTGGTACCTGGAGTTTTTTCAGACATTGATGATCGTCACAATCAATTACAGACCCCTCTTCCTCCTAGTAAGAAGTACAAATtaaaatggttttcatttttccatgtcACTTGTTGTTTGGGACAATGATGATCCTCTGAAAGTATTTGCACTAACCAGGGTTTTCAGTTACGCCCATattataatttgcttttttgtttattattattggcATTTCTAGATGTGTTTATGATCCACTTTTAATATGCCATGAAAGGAAATCTTTTactctgcaaagcagaggaCTTTTGCCAAATGACTGAAAGTACTGTTttgcaaataactttttcttacattttactATCTTTATGTGACAACATAtctcataaaatgaaaaagcataaGCTTTCTCCTCATGCCCATATACACATGatagcattttttcttcctatttgaTGGGCACAAGTGACATCTCTGTAACACTTAATTATCTTTCGCTTTTCCCCTGTCCTCATTCCTTCTGTGTCAGTTGAATATATAGCAAGAAAAAGTAATTCCCTctgcagtcctttttttttttttttttccacccgCTAGGTACCTCTGCTGTTGGTATCTTGCCAATGAGTAATTATAGCTACATGTAGTGGGTTTTAACTGACATTTCCTTCAggaacagtttctttttttaagtgttaTTCTTCTGATAAAGTTAGTGGAGTTAACAGTAACCATGTTTACTTATTACACtacaaatatcttttttttttttttggtaacttcTTAATAGTACAGGAAATGAAGggacttttcctttttcctaaacACATCATggtaatagttttttttttttttttttttttttttttttttttttttttttttcagaatctaGTTATCTTACACACTAATCCAAATACTACTTCCATGCGCTTTCCTGGAAGTTAGTGGAACCTTGTCAGGTTTGGCCAATGCTCTGTGGTCATTCTTTACACACAAACATGATTATATACTTGTATAATGTCATACAGCAAGCActttaaagataattttattgTTCATAATAGTTAGGAGTTAGAATTTGCTTCCagtgaaaacattaattttgaaagacttgagttaaaaatggaatttggaGTGACAGCTAAATGTTTCTAGGTATGTCTGATTTCTCTCGACACTTTTACCCTGGGATAACTCCACTCAGTTTGGTGGAgtctattttaattaattaatgttaattCATACGTTATCAGGTAgaatttgtcttcttttttttttttttttccagatttttataTAGGCACAGTAAAATCAAACCTACCAAAACCACGGTTAAAGTATTTTGACATAGGCACCGcaatataaatgcaaaacatgtATTAGCATTTTATtggaaagataaatatttttagtaactCTTTCCTACTACAACAAACTCATTTCTTAACACCCACTGCCCTATTAAATTGATTAGTCCAAGCAGCCTCCTTAATTTACTGTACAGACATTACAAACTTTGAAAAAAGGTTTCCTACCTTTCTGTTTTGAGCATATAAAACCTGTAAGGACTGGTTTTAAGACCTCTTTCTAGGTGAATGCCTGTGTAGAATCTTTGCATTGCCAGTGCCCTGGCAAAGTTTCATAAGGCCATCTTCTTAaacttccttatttttctcaCTTACCTACCCTTTGTGCTTTGTAAAAACATAGTATAAGGGGATTACTAGGACACTactgttgtcatttttttaagttaatttatTGAAgggttctttcatttttaacgTTGCCCTATAAAGCTGTATTGGAGTGAAAAAGACTCAGTAATATATTGACAGACACTAGTTGAAGGCTCCCTCCAAACAAATTAATGGTTTCATGTAGTATACTCCCTTCTTCCACTTGCTTTTCCtctacagaaatgtttaagCTGTTGTCTGACATCACACTAATGACTGACCTGTTGTCCAAGTGCCGTAGTGGAATAACAAATCAGTCTACTGAAGGAATCCAAAAAATAAGtgtcaaaaagaagaaaaactagtATGtcatcaaaatgaaatgtagagTGCAACCGAGGAGccctccctgccttctgcaGGCACTTCCCAGGAGCCAGAACACCAGGGGACATGACCAAATCCTGTTTCTTCTCAGTGCtcaggggaggggaagagcaaATTTAGCAGTTCTCTTAACACAGGAATCTTTAATAAATGTCTTTCTAAGGGCCTTTTTGGTGAAAAAGCTCTACCATTTCACAAGGATGATTTGAAGCACCTTAAAAAATCTGCTGACATGTCAGGCAGACAAGTCAGTACATTCCTCTTGCTCAGCTTTCTTGGAGGCTAGACTAGGTCCCATAGGTGCTGAGTTAGTGCTCTGTCCTTTGGGGTGAGATAGCACAAACCAACTCATTGGTCAATAAGTTCCTTGTTAACAAAAGTAATGAAAACATCTGGAATGTTCAACTACTTGTTGGCTATGCTTAACAGGAGGAAAATGTGCTTCTTAGTTTTGTATTTGCCAGCTGCCATTAGGAAATGAGATCAGACAGGCTGGCTAGAAGAGAGCTGCAATGTGTGTGACAGAATAAGAACTTTACAGCTGATTAGAGTGAGTGTCTAATTTGCTCTATCAGTGTCTGGAAGAATTCAGAGAGGTGGAGATCTGTAATATTGTTTTTGTACCGATAATGAAGTTGTAGTCCCATGTGAAACTACCGTATCTATAACATACAGATAATTTTAGACATGGGATACCCATATGGCAATAGAGTGGGCCACAAATATTACTGTCATCACATAAAACTTCAAGCAGTGTGACCATCACAGGAAATATGTGAGACTGGAAGTATGCATTTGAACTTAAGATCTAATTCAGTCTTAgaaccaaattaaaaaacattaaaaagagcCAAGGGATCCATATCTAAGTTTACGTAGAGTATTTTTGCTATTAGAGagaatatttagaatttttaaGGTCCCACTTTATACATAGCTATCAAATTTAAAACCATCCAGAGTACTATACTTCTATTTTATGAAAGTAGGAAAGTTTTAGAAATTCCATATTATCCTGTAtaggaataaaatttaaaaaaaaaagccttaaaattTCTCCATATTGaccattttcaatttaaataagaaagtcaaattctttttctccctctactCTTCTGTCATTCTCTTTTCTCCACGGAACAGACAAGACCTTTGGCTTATACAACAAAagcctcttcaaaaagtttccaACATTCAGAAGTCTTTATCTTCTCTCCAgaaaatttcaaagcaattaCAATTCTGTTTTGGTTCATGAAATTATTGCATAATCACAAATGAAACATATGAGagtggggaaagagaaaaaccctGAGCTTTGTTATTCAGAGTATGAAAACTAGCCATAGTTCAGAGTATGATGATTATAGTCTTCGtaatagacacagacacagacacagacacagatttctaggttggaagagacctcaagatcatcgagtccaacctccgacctaacactaagcactccactaaaccatatcgctaagctctacatctaaacgtcttttaaagacctcaagggatggtgactccaccacctccctgggcagcccgttccaagGTTTCCAAATAGGAAAAATAGGTTCCAAGGTTTCCAAATAGGTTTCCATATAAATTTTAATGACCTCGGTGTGAActttctagaaatattttttttgtattgtgaaAGTCATCATTTTTTACTTCCCTGTTATATATTCACTAAAGATATTTAGAGTAACATATAGTTTTGTTCTTTAGGATCTACATCCATTATAGGTGGTGATCATGGATCACGCAAGGGAAATGTTGAACCCACTTCCAACCCTGGAGAGAAcgcaacaacaacaataacgTCACAACCAAGGTCAGCCCAGGTACCAGGTAGGCTTCTGAATTCATATCTTTTAACAATTTAAGTACATAATGATAGTAATATGGACTGAAATAAGAGATGAAAATGTACATCAAGTATAGTTGTTCAGGTTTTGTTCTGAATCACATTGTCACTGAGAGTCTGAGAAATGGAGCATATTGCAACTCATAAAATATTCTAGCACTGTGTAGATGAAAGAAATCATGCATTTTGGAGAACAGGATTAAgagataaataatttttataaattgATTTGCAATCAGGGAAAATTCAGTAAAGATATATGCAAAGTATCATAACTTTGAGAATATTCCGGGAAAACAATGTCTGATAAGTGTTACAGAAAAGGGCTTGCAGGttaaaatagaatagaaagAAGCCAACACAATGATACAATTGCaaaagaatgacttttttttctgggatgtATTAACAGAACATCATTTTTAAGGCAGAGAGAGTAATTATTCCACTCTAAGTAGGCCTGGCAAGTCCCGAGCTGAAGTGCTGCATTCAATTTGAGGCATTGAATTAATTATatagaaaaaacagagaagagcacAAAGATAAAATTTGGTAAGGTAACATAATATGAACAGCATGAAGAACGGGCTATGGAGAAGGTTGTGAAAtctcctttattaaaaatgctgagAGCAAATGGAACATTTCTCAGAGATGTTCTTATTCATTCTGTTTCACTGGAGTGAAATATAACTGAGGTGATCTCTTTGGGTCCTTTCCAGTTTTACCTCTTTATCCTGGTTTTGTagttccttctatttttttttgtttaggaTTTGGCTTTTTTAAGATCTCCCTTAAAgtaagattttaaattaaaaaaaataaaataaaaattaatgtagaCATTTCACTCTACCTTAAAGCCAACCTACTTTTGTACATGGGATTGCAGATGTGTCAACACtaagccttttcttctgcacttgGAATAAATCAATGACACAACTCTTCACCTATGCCATCTAAAATACACTGATTCTAGATGCTAGAAGTGGCCAGGTATTTCATCGGTGTTGGCCTGGGTATAGCTGAGCACTTTCTTTGATCACATAGGCAGTGTGACTGATGAAAATGTACCTGATTTGCACAGAAGCAATTTGCAAAGTGAACAAACATTCATTCAAAAAGTCTTGCAGCCTAAAGAATGCACAAACATCTGTGAAACTGCAAAATTACATGGGATGGATTAACACattctctccccctctcttgACTCCCCCCAGAATGGCTGATCATCGTTGCTGCTCTCTTGGCACTGGCATTGATCCTTGCAGTGTGCATCGCCGTCAGCAGTCGGAGGAGGTAAGGTAGCCCTGCACTTTGAAGCACACCACAGCATGATGTGGGTGCTGGAATAAAGCACTGCCACATATCTTTTAGAGGTCATGGTGAAATAGGAAGGATATAAGGCATATGGTGAGATGGAAAAATCTAtacctttctttctgttaagTGACTCTGGAGTTACAAGCCCCGAACGGCACGGCTTATTGATTTATACATCACTCTGCTTTGCGTACAAAAGCAGAGGCTGCCATTGTTTCTTCCCTCTTAGCCCAGAGGCACCATAGAAACAGACAAATAGGGCCAGTATGACTAATTATAGACTGTATCTGACGAGAACTGAAACAATGTCAAAGCTAAAAATTACATCCTAGATACTGCAAGTGGAAAACATATCTTTTACTTAAAGCTGCCATGCAGCTGGGATTGAGACCCAAGGAGAAAAAGTGCACATGCGTCTGTGGGTGTGCAGGGTTCATGGATTGGATCCTACCAATACGCATCAAACCCTATGAAGATCAGTCTTTGAAGCACGGACATAATCTGGTATTCTTGAAACAggtgtttcaaaataattaagagaTTCATCTATTCTGCTAAGTGATAATCTGCTGCAGACCCAGGGAGGGAGGTGCTGTGCAGTCACCACACTGTACACGAGCATCAGCTCATCTGAAAGTagctctgcagctgtgctgcaaggGAACTGGGTAGGTGAAAAGGTGGACTGAGCATTCAGGGTTATCCGAGCAATAAAGTGAGAATATTCCAAGCATTCATTTACCTAAAAATGAGaactgcagatttatttttataatgctgTCAGTTAAAAGGAATGTTGACAGCAGCTTCTCCAGTTTCACTCTCATTCTGGCTGCCTGTAAAAGCCTGTGGGCTGTAGGCTTTGGTTTCAAGGTAGTTAGCTTCTTGATTCAGAAATCAATAGACTTGGCCTTCGTAGTTACAAAGTCAGTATGGCAGGGATCTCAAGCATTTCCACCAAGCAATTGGTCCTTCTCAGTAAATAGCAAATTGCTTCACTATAGggttgttgttgatgttgttgaATTGgtcttgttttaataaaatttgtgttatcttcaccaaaaaaaaaaaatggcccaAGGTTCAGTGTGAGGCAGTTTCCttgtttgattgtttatttttttattattcctcttGTTGCAAAGAAGAATGCCGCTGTCTGGTTCCTGTTGTAAAAAGTGTTAGGATCTCCATCCAGAGTCCAACATTGGGTGCGGCACAGCCTGACCATCatgtcaggaaagaaaatctgagctGCTCTTTTGAGAGGCTGTGGCCTCTCTTTCAGCATTTCatagctgcagagcaggaatcATTCCCAAGTGTGTGCATAGCATTCACACAGCAAACTGAGCTGCTTTGGATAAAATAATCCTTACCTATCAGTCAGTAAGCATGAAAAAAGtaatacttcaaaaaaataatggtaTAATTAAACTGCCAAATTAGTCATTCGGACAAAATCTGTTTCAAcgaagaagaaaatgctttaaagtaaaacttcagaaaattagTGTCCCTCTTAACACACCTCTGGGCATTCAGTTTACACTAGGCCATTCAAGGACAACAAGTGGGATATTCAGCGCAGTGTACCCAGAGTTTTAACGGACTAGGGCAAATCTGATATCTGTGTAACTATTAATTTCTACTGCCCTGAAGAATACCCAGCCCACTTGGTCCAAAGTCCGGATGTACAATGACCCTGTCTGTATACTGGGATATATACAAATGTCATAAATGTGGATATATCCACACCTTAGAAAATCTTTTCTAGCTTTCAGTAATGCATGTTAGTCCTGTCTATAATGACACTGGATAGTAACTGAATCAGTAGGATCCTGCAAAAGTTTATGTATATAATTGTggattctttcaaaaataaaatattcagcgTGGCGACACCTTACACCTTGCATTGATTGCATAGGTCTGCACTGACAGACACAAGTTTCATCTCTAAGCAcctttttctaaatattgactcgaattttcttttcttatttccattaATCTCCATTTATGGtacttatttccttttcatttctttctagatgtgggcagaagaaaaagctcGTGATCAATAACGGCAAAGGTGCAGTGGAGGACAGAAAGACGAGTGAATTAAATGGGGATGCCAGCAAATCACAAGAAATGGTGCACTTGGTTCACAAAGAACAGTCAAATGACCGAACAGGAGCATCTGACGAATTCCTCACCATTGACGAAACACAAAATCATCAGGAGCTGGATATGAAGAGTGGAGTGTAATGGTACCAACTCACCAAGTAGATCAGAGCTGGGGAAATCAAGATCACACGGAACTTGGGCCAGAATTCACAGATGCACTGTGCTACTGATGTCTTTTGAACACGATTAAACTTAagttgtcttcatttttaatcattttaaaatgatgtctGAGTTACAAAATAGACATTTGCTATCTGAAATAAGCCCCAAGAGTTGCATAAATTCGTCAGTTCCCAATTCCTACACAGAGGACACTTACTGTGTCCTGGGTATATCATTGATCCCCAGATACAGTGTCTTCGCTGTGCGGAGCTACAGAAGCATCCAGTTGCTCCATCTTACAGGTATTTAAGGTACTAAACTTGTCATGGTACAAGAGTAAGCAAGCAACAAATGtcgagcaaaaaaaaaaaagaagcttaaaCCAAAAAGGCCTCCTATACAATGTCTAAAACAGCAGAATCTATCAGAAATGCCTTACAGCCAGGAAGAGCAGTAGGTGCATTGAAAGTCTGCCAGTAAAATCAAAAAGTGATGTTTTATAATGATTTATGACTTATTCTGTAACAAGGAAAACCCAGAAGGACAAATCTTATttatcattgttttaaaatgtctgtgggCATACAGCAAGTCTTTTTGGGAGGGggaataaaaagatgaaaacatgaGATGATACATAATAAATATCATTACTTTATTATCTTAACAATCTGTACAGTTATCCTTGAGTTTTTGAAGAGTTAT
The genomic region above belongs to Cygnus olor isolate bCygOlo1 chromosome 5, bCygOlo1.pri.v2, whole genome shotgun sequence and contains:
- the CD44 gene encoding CD44 antigen isoform X33, with the translated sequence MASFYVWVTFGLCLLKLCLTETQFNVSCRYRGVFHVEKNGRYSLTRTEAADLCRALNSTLSTLEQLEKAHELGFETCRYGFIVGHIAIPRINPYHLCAANHTGIYKLSANTTGRYDAYCYNATETRDKACEPIERIDTSFLNNQSEIVIDNEDGSRYNADGTRHSGDSSTSGVDDENVGSGSSHDTTPVDTSIKRSSPSYYGSVTPVSHLSDHSSGGGEKDFPVKNSDDEISPTSTDISLVTGFNDFAKEDDEWHRGSTTLATPDGARHEDSTQPPLSSGNEAGWGTEGITHPTDAPGGEVLHGLTPASTNEAGDDSLLMGTITESADIVSREEATKEPLAPSTQPGSESEQANTTDGSYVNLVPGVFSDIDDRHNQLQTPLPPSNEAGWGTEGITHPTDAPGGEVLHGLTPASTNEAGDDSLLMGTTVTASIDVLEPEDVTQEVWAPRVIVTALATPDGARHEDSTQPPLSSGNEAGWGTEGITHPTDAPGGEVLHGLTPASTNEAGDDSLLMGTITESADIVSREEATKEPLAPSTQPGSESEQANTTDGSYVNLVPGVFSDIDDRHNQLQTPLPPRSTSIIGGDHGSRKGNVEPTSNPGENATTTITSQPRSAQVPEWLIIVAALLALALILAVCIAVSSRRRCGQKKKLVINNGKGAVEDRKTSELNGDASKSQEMVHLVHKEQSNDRTGASDEFLTIDETQNHQELDMKSGV
- the CD44 gene encoding CD44 antigen isoform X22; the protein is MASFYVWVTFGLCLLKLCLTETQFNVSCRYRGVFHVEKNGRYSLTRTEAADLCRALNSTLSTLEQLEKAHELGFETCRYGFIVGHIAIPRINPYHLCAANHTGIYKLSANTTGRYDAYCYNATETRDKACEPIERIDTSFLNNQSEIVIDNEDGSRYNADGTRHSGDSSTSGVDDENVGSGSSHDTTPVDTSIKRSSPSYYGSVTPVSHLSDHSSGGGEKDFPVKNSDDEISPTSTDISLVTGFNDFAKEDDEWHRGSTTMASSHGARQNDSAQDPLVYPGWDKGEDYSTQAPVMDRVIPSRESNHEKESSNTALATPDGARHEDSTQPPLSSGNEAGWGTEGITHPTDAPGGEVLHGLTPASTNEAGDDSLLMGTITESADIVSREEATKEPLAPSTQPGSESEQANTTDGSYVNLVPGVFSDIDDRHNQLQTPLPPTLATPDGARHEDSTQPPLSSGNEAGWGTEGITHPTDAPGGEVLHGLTPASTNEAGDDSLLMGTTVTASIDVLEPEDVTQEVWAPRVIVTALATPDGARHEDSTQPPLSSGNEAGWGTEGITHPTDAPGGEVLHGLTPASTNEAGDDSLLMGTITESADIVSREEATKEPLAPSTQPGSESEQANTTDGSYVNLVPGVFSDIDDRHNQLQTPLPPRSTSIIGGDHGSRKGNVEPTSNPGENATTTITSQPRSAQVPEWLIIVAALLALALILAVCIAVSSRRRCGQKKKLVINNGKGAVEDRKTSELNGDASKSQEMVHLVHKEQSNDRTGASDEFLTIDETQNHQELDMKSGV
- the CD44 gene encoding CD44 antigen isoform X24, with the protein product MASFYVWVTFGLCLLKLCLTETQFNVSCRYRGVFHVEKNGRYSLTRTEAADLCRALNSTLSTLEQLEKAHELGFETCRYGFIVGHIAIPRINPYHLCAANHTGIYKLSANTTGRYDAYCYNATETRDKACEPIERIDTSFLNNQSEIVIDNEDGSRYNADGTRHSGDSSTSGVDDENVGSGSSHDTTPVDTSIKRSSPSYYGSVTPVSHLSDHSSGGGEKDFPVKNSDDEISPTSTDISLVTGFNDFAKEDDEWHRGSTTMASSHGARQNDSAQDPLVYPGWDKGEDYSTQAPVMDRVIPSRESNHEKESSNTALATPDGARHEDSTQPPLSSGNEAGWGTEGITHPTDAPGGEVLHGLTPASTNEAGDDSLLMGTITESADIVSREEATKEPLAPSTQPGSESEQANTTDGSYVNLVPGVFSDIDDRHNQLQTPLPPSNEAGWGTEGITHPTDAPGGEVLHGLTPASTNEAGDDSLLMGTTVTASIDVLEPEDVTQEVWAPRVIVTALATPDGARHEDSTQPPLSSGNEAGWGTEGITHPTDAPGGEVLHGLTPASTNEAGDDSLLMGTITESADIVSREEATKEPLAPSTQPGSESEQANTTDGSYVNLVPGVFSDIDDRHNQLQTPLPPRSTSIIGGDHGSRKGNVEPTSNPGENATTTITSQPRSAQVPEWLIIVAALLALALILAVCIAVSSRRRCGQKKKLVINNGKGAVEDRKTSELNGDASKSQEMVHLVHKEQSNDRTGASDEFLTIDETQNHQELDMKSGV
- the CD44 gene encoding CD44 antigen isoform X25; protein product: MASFYVWVTFGLCLLKLCLTETQFNVSCRYRGVFHVEKNGRYSLTRTEAADLCRALNSTLSTLEQLEKAHELGFETCRYGFIVGHIAIPRINPYHLCAANHTGIYKLSANTTGRYDAYCYNATETRDKACEPIERIDTSFLNNQSEIVIDNEDGSRYNADGTRHSGDSSTSGVDDENVGSGSSHDTTPVDTSIKRSSPSYYGSVTPVSHLSDHSSGGGEKDFPVKNSDDEISPTSTDISLVTGFNDFAKEDDEWHRGSTTMASSHGARQNDSAQDPLVYPGWDKGEDYSTQAPVMDRVIPSRESNHEKESSNTALATPDGARHEDSTQPPLSSGNEAGWGTEGITHPTDAPGGEVLHGLTPASTNEAGDDSLLMGTITESADIVSREEATKEPLAPSTQPGSESEQANTTDGSYVNLVPGVFSDIDDRHNQLQTPLPPSNEAGWGTEGITHPTDAPGGEVLHGLTPASTNEAGDDSLLMGTTVTASIDVLEPEDVTQEVWAPRVIVTALATPDGARHEDSTQPPLSSGNEAGWGTEGITHPTDAPGGEVLHGLTPASTNEAGDDSLLMVTESADIVSREEATKEPLAPSTQPGSESEQANTTDGSYVNLVPGVFSDIDDRHNQLQTPLPPRSTSIIGGDHGSRKGNVEPTSNPGENATTTITSQPRSAQVPEWLIIVAALLALALILAVCIAVSSRRRCGQKKKLVINNGKGAVEDRKTSELNGDASKSQEMVHLVHKEQSNDRTGASDEFLTIDETQNHQELDMKSGV